Proteins encoded by one window of Castor canadensis chromosome 2, mCasCan1.hap1v2, whole genome shotgun sequence:
- the Crygn gene encoding gamma-crystallin N has product MNRVNSIRVESGAWVCFDHPDFRGQQFILEHGDYADFFRWNGHNDHMGSCRPVGMHGEHFCLEVFEGCNFTGQCLEFVEDCPFLQSQGWAKSCVNAIKVYGDGAWVLYEEPNYRGRMYVVERGDFRSFSDWEAHSARVQSLRRVVNFF; this is encoded by the exons ATGAACCGAGTGAACTCCATCCGAGTGGAGAGTGGAGCCTGGGTCTGCTTTGATCACCCCGACTTCCGGGGCCAGCAGTTCATCCTGGAGCATGGTGACTACGCTGACTTCTTCCGCTGGAATGGCCACAATGATCACATGGGCTCCTGTCGGCCTGTAGGAATG CACGGGGAACATTTCTGCCTAGAAGTCTTTGAGGGCTGCAACTTCACAGGCCAGTGCCTGGAGTTCGTGGAGGACTGCCCTTTTCTGCAGAGCCAGGGCTGGGCCAAGAGCTGTGTCAACGCCATCAAAGTGTACGGGGATGGAGC GTGGGTCCTCTACGAGGAGCCCAACTATCGCGGTCGCATGTACGTGGTGGAGAGGGGTGACTTCCGCAGCTTCTCGGACTGGGAGGCCCACAGCGCCCGCGTGCAGTCGCTCCGCAGGGTGGTCAACTTCTTCTAG